The Bacteroidales bacterium genome window below encodes:
- a CDS encoding SIMPL domain-containing protein (The SIMPL domain is named for its presence in mouse protein SIMPL (signalling molecule that associates with mouse pelle-like kinase). Bacterial member BP26, from Brucella, was shown to assemble into a channel-like structure, while YggE from E. coli has been associated with resistance to oxidative stress.): protein MENKSLSKSIILGTSLLLGLFLLGLFIFKGLKTFSDKDRVVAVKGLAEMNMTATSATITLNFSFSGDNLKDIIKQTENKKNDIITYLKNIGYNEKDITLNNIDVTDRQKYYETKWSDGKQVQEKIDRYTITQSLTVQSKDVVNTEDKASKIELDLISKDLTSNIKTDYSFPELNSIKPKLIAESTKNARIAGEQFANDSQAKLGKIKTASQGQIIIAGKYYYDEEASENSENPKEPYIQKARVVSTIVFFLE from the coding sequence ATGGAAAACAAATCTTTATCAAAATCAATTATTTTAGGAACTTCGTTATTGTTGGGACTTTTTTTGTTAGGACTTTTTATTTTCAAAGGGCTAAAAACATTTAGTGACAAAGACCGTGTAGTGGCAGTAAAAGGACTAGCTGAAATGAATATGACCGCAACCTCTGCTACTATTACTTTAAATTTTTCGTTTTCTGGCGATAATTTAAAGGACATAATTAAACAAACAGAAAACAAGAAAAACGACATTATTACATATTTAAAAAATATTGGATATAATGAAAAAGACATTACCTTAAACAATATAGATGTAACAGACCGACAAAAATACTATGAAACAAAATGGAGCGATGGGAAACAAGTTCAGGAAAAAATAGATAGATATACTATTACACAAAGCTTAACTGTCCAATCGAAAGACGTAGTGAACACAGAAGATAAAGCATCTAAAATAGAATTAGACTTGATAAGCAAAGATTTAACTTCTAATATAAAGACAGATTATTCTTTCCCCGAATTAAATTCGATTAAACCGAAATTAATAGCCGAAAGCACCAAGAATGCACGTATTGCTGGCGAACAGTTTGCTAATGATTCGCAAGCAAAATTAGGTAAAATAAAAACAGCTTCACAAGGACAAATTATTATTGCTGGCAAGTATTATTATGACGAAGAAGCTAGTGAAAATAGCGAAAACCCCAAAGAACCTTACATTCAAAAAGCCAGAGTAGTAAGCACGATTGTTTTCTTCTTAGAATAA